A single region of the Candidatus Fermentibacter sp. genome encodes:
- a CDS encoding capsule assembly Wzi family protein, with product MAGIALLVVLSGFLGEGWVPSGHPLAGWVLAGRASDPVVRPAVFPGDLPSGAADGLPEGLVERLRSILKPEGSEVDGLGRAGAILLAAAEAEDSASLETRAGLSLDAFLEPAGGLHLRERLSVWASSDERQPGGFTPFHEGAEQGRHLYVDWGFAAWRGGSFEASIGRIPQVWGPCRYTNLLVSDNAPPMDMLRLAWDPAPWLAFTSFTSTLDSDSGTYLSAHRLDVSPYPWLGFGLSEAILFASEGLELAYMNPAIPWYPVQWNERDDDNAMLAADASVRPFRGLELYGEILVDDLQYQTEWGRPSRLGWTAGAGALTGATAVTAEYTRIDRFVYSQKHPRNFYLHDGDIIGSALGPDCDRVTLGVSTAEIWPVTAGLRIEHARHGEGTVYEGYPDSLFSDDAFPSGVVEHSTGVELDASVYLGCGLEAHATAARRWIRNLGHARGMEGEETEAGIEAVARFGL from the coding sequence ATGGCCGGCATTGCTCTTCTGGTTGTCCTTTCCGGGTTCCTCGGCGAAGGGTGGGTCCCCTCCGGGCACCCTCTTGCCGGATGGGTCCTGGCAGGCCGCGCATCCGATCCCGTCGTCCGGCCGGCGGTGTTCCCCGGCGATCTTCCTTCAGGAGCGGCGGACGGGCTGCCGGAAGGCCTGGTGGAAAGGCTCCGGTCGATCCTGAAGCCCGAAGGCAGCGAGGTGGACGGCCTGGGGAGGGCCGGGGCGATCCTGCTCGCCGCGGCGGAGGCGGAGGATTCGGCGTCGCTCGAGACCCGTGCAGGACTGAGCCTCGATGCGTTCCTCGAACCCGCCGGCGGGCTCCACCTCCGCGAGAGACTCTCGGTCTGGGCCTCCTCCGACGAGAGGCAGCCCGGCGGGTTCACTCCCTTCCACGAGGGGGCCGAGCAGGGCAGGCACCTCTACGTCGACTGGGGCTTCGCGGCCTGGCGCGGAGGCTCGTTCGAGGCCTCCATAGGCAGGATACCGCAGGTCTGGGGGCCCTGCCGCTACACGAACCTGCTCGTCTCCGACAATGCACCGCCCATGGACATGCTCAGGCTGGCGTGGGACCCGGCGCCCTGGCTGGCGTTCACGAGTTTCACGTCCACCCTCGACAGCGACTCGGGCACCTACCTCTCCGCCCACAGGCTCGACGTCTCGCCGTACCCGTGGCTGGGGTTCGGCTTGTCGGAGGCGATACTCTTCGCGAGCGAGGGGCTCGAGCTGGCCTACATGAACCCGGCGATCCCCTGGTATCCTGTACAGTGGAACGAGCGTGACGACGACAATGCGATGCTCGCGGCCGATGCATCCGTAAGGCCCTTCCGCGGCCTCGAGCTCTACGGCGAGATCCTGGTCGACGACCTCCAGTACCAGACCGAGTGGGGCAGGCCGAGCAGGCTGGGCTGGACCGCGGGAGCCGGCGCCCTGACCGGCGCCACGGCCGTCACGGCCGAGTACACCAGGATCGACCGCTTCGTCTACAGCCAGAAGCACCCCAGGAACTTCTACCTCCACGACGGAGACATCATCGGTTCGGCCCTGGGCCCCGACTGCGACAGGGTCACCCTCGGCGTCTCCACGGCGGAGATCTGGCCCGTCACCGCGGGTTTGAGGATCGAACACGCCCGCCACGGCGAGGGGACGGTCTACGAAGGCTATCCAGACTCGCTGTTCTCCGACGACGCCTTCCCCTCGGGAGTGGTGGAGCACTCCACGGGTGTGGAGCTGGATGCGTCCGTCTACCTCGGATGCGGCCTGGAGGCCCATGCCACCGCAGCCAGGAGGTGGATCAGGAACCTCGGGCACGCCCGCGGCATGGAGGGGGAGGAGACCGAGGCGGGCATCGAGGCCGTCGCGAGGTTCGGGCTCTAG
- a CDS encoding RsmD family RNA methyltransferase: protein MEELLVESLGNGVGGVAKPAGSRVTFIPGALPGERVLCEPGPPRGSWREASLVEILSPSPGRVEPFCPLSGECGGCSLQHLRYDEQLVWKREWVSSALSRARITHPGVEPVRPSVETRGYRNRVTFEVERGFLCLHRRRGDMLAAGDCPLLHGRGREIARAVSGNAGAGPCRIAVKASFLDGRTAVELDGEAPPFPGLPPGTAAWRRGRRGWEGRADAEPLREEIAGATLRVPVGGFFQVNTRAASEMSSFIADSLGESVGLRVLDLYGGAGTFSIPLAARGARALCVDSSPESIEASRASAADLRPAGAFEALSEDAGAFLSDAGRRGGFDAVIADPPRAGMGAREAGELAGLEAGMIVMVSCNPFTLARDLRVLSGSYRVTRVTPFDLFPHTDHVETVCFLERKPREARE, encoded by the coding sequence TTGGAGGAGCTGCTCGTCGAGTCTCTGGGGAACGGCGTGGGCGGCGTGGCGAAGCCCGCGGGGAGCCGGGTGACCTTCATACCGGGCGCTCTGCCCGGGGAGAGGGTGCTCTGCGAACCGGGCCCGCCGCGCGGGTCCTGGCGGGAGGCTTCACTCGTCGAGATCCTGTCACCATCGCCCGGCAGGGTGGAGCCGTTCTGCCCGCTCTCGGGGGAGTGCGGGGGGTGTTCCCTGCAGCACCTCCGCTATGACGAGCAGCTCGTCTGGAAGAGGGAATGGGTCTCCTCGGCCCTGTCCAGGGCGCGGATAACCCACCCCGGAGTCGAGCCGGTCAGGCCCTCGGTCGAGACCAGGGGCTACAGGAACCGCGTGACCTTCGAGGTCGAGCGCGGATTCCTGTGTCTGCACAGGCGCAGGGGGGATATGCTGGCCGCAGGTGACTGCCCCCTGCTGCACGGAAGGGGCAGGGAGATCGCGCGGGCGGTCTCGGGGAACGCTGGTGCGGGACCCTGCAGGATCGCCGTGAAGGCGAGCTTCCTCGACGGGCGTACAGCGGTCGAGCTCGACGGGGAGGCGCCTCCGTTCCCCGGGCTGCCTCCCGGCACCGCGGCATGGCGCAGGGGCCGCAGGGGCTGGGAGGGCCGGGCCGATGCGGAGCCGCTCCGCGAGGAGATCGCGGGTGCGACACTGCGGGTGCCGGTCGGGGGCTTCTTCCAGGTCAACACGAGAGCCGCTTCAGAGATGTCCTCGTTCATCGCGGACTCCCTGGGCGAAAGCGTGGGGCTGCGCGTCCTCGACCTCTACGGCGGAGCGGGGACCTTCTCGATCCCGCTCGCGGCGAGGGGTGCGAGGGCGCTCTGCGTAGATTCGTCCCCCGAGTCCATCGAGGCCTCCCGGGCGAGCGCCGCCGATCTCCGCCCGGCCGGCGCCTTCGAGGCCCTCTCGGAGGACGCCGGCGCCTTCCTGTCGGATGCCGGGCGCCGCGGCGGGTTCGACGCGGTGATAGCGGATCCGCCGAGGGCGGGGATGGGCGCCCGCGAAGCGGGCGAACTCGCCGGGCTGGAGGCCGGGATGATCGTCATGGTGAGCTGCAATCCCTTCACGCTCGCCAGGGACCTCCGTGTCCTGTCGGGATCGTACCGTGTCACGCGGGTCACCCCCTTCGACCTGTTCCCCCACACGGACCATGTCGAGACAGTCTGCTTCCTCGAGAGGAAGCCCAGGGAGGCGAGGGAATAG
- the tgt gene encoding tRNA guanosine(34) transglycosylase Tgt, whose amino-acid sequence MPGSPGFELLRTCDRARRGRLSLPHGSVETPAFMPVGTQGTVKTARVTDLDGFGMILANTYHLYLRPGEDVIEAAGGLHGFTGFGGNILTDSGGFQLFSLSTLRRRTEEGYEFQSHVDGSRHLLTPERVISLQDTFRSDVAMVLDECLEQPASRERTEESLALTLRWAGRARRVHPEDGRAMFGIVQGGAFADLRARAARELVAMRFDGYAIGGVSVGEPRPMMEAAVEACIDLLPADRPRYLMGVGKPEDIVDFTAMGVDMYDCVVPTRNARGGGFFVPGGHVNIRNARFRNDHRPLQADCDCLACTNHSRAYLRHLFTAREWLAPILATLHNLRFYERLLAEIRNAIAQGDYASWRREWHARRASFDPGAF is encoded by the coding sequence TTGCCGGGCTCCCCGGGCTTCGAGCTGCTGCGCACCTGTGACAGGGCCAGGCGCGGGAGGCTCTCCCTGCCGCACGGCAGCGTCGAAACCCCGGCCTTCATGCCCGTGGGCACGCAGGGCACGGTGAAGACCGCCAGGGTCACCGACCTCGACGGATTCGGGATGATCCTCGCCAACACCTACCACCTCTACCTACGGCCCGGGGAGGATGTCATCGAGGCCGCCGGGGGGCTCCACGGGTTCACGGGATTCGGCGGAAACATCCTCACCGACAGCGGGGGCTTCCAGCTCTTCAGCCTCTCCACGCTGAGAAGGCGCACCGAGGAGGGCTACGAGTTCCAGAGCCACGTCGACGGTTCGCGCCACCTCCTCACGCCGGAGAGGGTCATCTCACTCCAGGACACCTTCAGGAGCGACGTCGCGATGGTGCTGGACGAGTGCCTCGAACAGCCCGCTTCGCGCGAGAGGACGGAGGAATCGCTCGCCCTGACGCTGCGCTGGGCCGGCAGGGCGAGGAGGGTCCACCCGGAGGACGGGAGGGCGATGTTCGGGATCGTGCAGGGCGGTGCGTTCGCCGACCTGAGGGCCCGCGCGGCCCGGGAACTGGTCGCCATGCGCTTCGACGGCTATGCGATAGGCGGGGTCTCCGTGGGCGAGCCCAGGCCGATGATGGAGGCCGCGGTGGAGGCATGCATCGACCTCCTGCCGGCTGACAGGCCCAGGTATCTCATGGGCGTGGGCAAGCCCGAGGACATCGTCGACTTCACAGCCATGGGGGTGGACATGTACGACTGCGTCGTGCCCACGAGGAACGCCCGCGGAGGCGGCTTCTTCGTCCCCGGCGGGCATGTCAACATCAGGAACGCAAGGTTCCGGAACGACCACCGGCCCCTCCAGGCCGACTGCGACTGCCTGGCCTGCACGAACCACTCCAGGGCCTATCTCAGGCATCTCTTCACGGCCAGGGAGTGGCTCGCGCCCATACTCGCCACGCTCCACAACCTCAGGTTCTACGAGAGGCTGCTCGCGGAGATCAGGAACGCCATTGCACAGGGCGATTACGCGTCCTGGCGCAGGGAGTGGCACGCCAGACGCGCCTCCTTCGATCCGGGAGCCTTCTGA
- the queA gene encoding tRNA preQ1(34) S-adenosylmethionine ribosyltransferase-isomerase QueA, which yields MGLTRSDISFDLPVELIAQHPAPERSGSRLLLVEREARRLSDCMFRSLPDLLSPGDLLVFNDTRVTRARLRGRRRDTGGLAEILLLERISGDTWSVMLKPARRCRPGAVLDLQGGLEGTVVEVTGPGRAKVSFRAAGDLENALDAAGEVPLPPYIRREAAPEDSERYQTVYADRPGAVAAPTAGLHFDSGILSRLRERGIETTMLTLHVGPGTFEPLRHDELDRNSLEPERYEIGEACAKAVSTALSEDRRVIAVGTTSARVLETAGRGIAPSEGRTSLFIRPPCSFGVVAGLVTNFHLPGSSLLCLVSALMGLDFMHEAYSHAIGAGYRFYSYGDAMLIL from the coding sequence TTGGGCCTGACCCGGAGCGACATCTCGTTCGATCTTCCCGTGGAGCTGATCGCCCAGCATCCCGCCCCCGAGCGCTCGGGCAGCAGGCTCCTCCTCGTCGAGAGGGAGGCCCGGAGGCTCTCGGACTGCATGTTCCGGTCCCTCCCCGACCTCCTCTCGCCCGGTGACCTGCTCGTGTTCAACGACACCAGGGTCACCAGGGCGAGGCTCAGGGGCAGGAGGAGGGACACGGGCGGCCTGGCCGAGATCCTCCTGCTGGAGAGGATCTCCGGGGATACCTGGTCGGTCATGCTCAAGCCGGCCCGAAGGTGCCGGCCCGGAGCCGTGCTCGATCTGCAGGGAGGGCTCGAGGGCACGGTCGTGGAGGTGACGGGGCCGGGAAGGGCGAAGGTCTCCTTCAGGGCCGCAGGAGACCTCGAGAACGCCCTGGATGCAGCGGGAGAAGTCCCGCTCCCCCCCTACATAAGGCGGGAGGCGGCCCCGGAGGACTCGGAGAGATATCAGACCGTGTACGCCGACCGGCCGGGCGCCGTCGCGGCCCCCACGGCCGGCTTGCACTTCGACTCCGGCATCCTGTCGCGGCTCCGCGAGCGCGGCATCGAGACGACGATGCTCACGCTCCACGTCGGCCCGGGGACGTTCGAGCCCCTCAGACACGACGAGCTCGACAGGAACTCTCTCGAACCTGAGCGGTACGAGATAGGGGAGGCCTGCGCGAAGGCGGTTTCGACCGCGCTTTCGGAGGACAGGAGGGTGATCGCCGTGGGCACCACAAGCGCCAGGGTGCTCGAGACGGCCGGCAGGGGGATCGCCCCGTCCGAGGGGCGCACATCCCTCTTCATCAGGCCGCCCTGCAGTTTCGGGGTGGTCGCGGGGCTCGTCACCAACTTCCACCTCCCGGGCAGCTCCCTTCTCTGCCTGGTATCGGCCCTGATGGGGCTCGATTTCATGCACGAGGCATACTCCCACGCGATAGGCGCGGGCTACAGGTTCTACAGCTATGGCGACGCCATGCTGATCCTCTGA
- a CDS encoding DUF4097 family beta strand repeat-containing protein: protein MDGRLAMGVLASVAGLLSGCGRAGIIETRHLAWPAMEGQVLSVSSFNGDVVIRVAEGDSIRATATISSSLGAADAARIETAFVPGLATSLTASRPDLLNDAGVSFEIEVPPCVSLGSISTSNGRIEVEGGSGSPVLETSNGDVTVSGFAGRVRIDTSNGDVTVGGRDLVILGIDTSNGDIQASPASFADGAVLDTSNGDIVAGLAPGAFAEFTMDTSNGSVSVEGPGFSEVRLDDSEGSAVMGPGGPRVELSSSNGNITVSSPGE from the coding sequence ATGGACGGAAGATTGGCAATGGGTGTCCTCGCCTCGGTTGCGGGACTCCTCTCGGGATGCGGCCGCGCCGGGATCATCGAGACGCGGCATCTCGCCTGGCCGGCGATGGAGGGGCAGGTGCTCTCGGTCTCCTCCTTCAACGGCGACGTGGTGATCAGGGTCGCCGAAGGCGACAGCATAAGGGCGACCGCCACGATCAGCTCCAGCCTGGGCGCCGCCGACGCAGCCCGGATAGAGACAGCCTTCGTGCCCGGCCTGGCCACCTCGCTCACGGCGTCGAGACCCGACCTGCTCAACGACGCAGGCGTGTCCTTCGAGATCGAGGTGCCCCCGTGCGTTTCACTGGGCTCGATCTCGACGAGCAACGGCAGGATCGAGGTCGAAGGCGGCAGCGGCAGCCCTGTGCTCGAGACATCCAACGGCGACGTGACCGTGTCGGGCTTCGCCGGAAGGGTGAGGATCGACACCTCGAACGGCGACGTGACTGTCGGCGGCAGGGACCTCGTGATCCTGGGCATCGACACGTCGAACGGCGACATCCAGGCCTCCCCGGCATCCTTCGCCGACGGCGCGGTGCTCGACACGTCCAACGGCGACATCGTCGCCGGCCTCGCCCCGGGCGCCTTCGCGGAGTTCACGATGGACACGTCGAACGGATCGGTGTCCGTCGAAGGGCCGGGCTTCAGCGAGGTGAGGCTCGACGACTCCGAAGGATCGGCTGTGATGGGTCCGGGAGGCCCCCGGGTGGAGCTCTCCTCCTCGAACGGGAACATCACGGTCTCTTCTCCGGGAGAGTAG